A window of Thermoproteus sp. genomic DNA:
CCCAAATCCCTCACGTCCCAGACCCAACCAGCTAATACGACCTCCCTCCCGCTTAATTCTGGAGTGATTTCAGAAGTGAAGTGAGTCTTTCTCGGCACCACGAAACTCCAACTTTAAGCGTATATAGCCTTTTCCCTCTCCCCCACAAGAGACACTATAAAATTGGATATTTACATAAAAAGTTTAGATTCTAACCTCTCTCTCTTTAATGACATCAATTTTTATTGTAGATCCAACCACCCTATTTAGAATTTCTTGCAACTTCTCAGGCCTTACGGGCAGTCGTCTAAGCTCCCTCGACGGTATTTTGACCACAGTCTCGCTGGTGCCATCAGGCAACCAAGACGTCGATATTGTTAGTAATCTAGCTGGCGAGACTAACTGAGCTATCATCTCGTTGGCGCTACCTTTCTCCACAATCTTTACATTTCTCCCCAGGAGGGAGGTAAGGTCCTTCTCCAATTGTGTCTGTGCACCTTTAGGCAACCTCTTGTATCCTCTAAGCACGACTACCACAAAGGCGTCGGTCTCGTAGGCCCTTATATATTCTATATCGTCTAGATTATATTTCCTCTCTAATTTCATCAACGCGTCGACAACGTCGACGTCAAGCCAGCCGTATTCGCCGCTATCTATCAGCCCTTGGCACTTAGGGCACAACACCCTAGTCCTAATACAGAAGTCGCAAAACGGCTTCTTCATCAATCGCCTTGTTCGTTATGATATTTAAATTCTTAGCAACGCGGTCTAAGAGGCGGCGGCCTTCCTCCTCCTATCTATTACCTCTTGCCTTCTCTTGTCGGAGGTATCCAGATTTGTAATCATGACTTTACTCGGATGTATGGGATAGTAGACAGTCTCGCCCCTACTGTTGGTCCTAGTGGCGTTCTCTACATATATACGGACTCTCTTCAAGTCGACCCTCACGACCTTGCCCGTAACTCCCTTGAAGTCGCCCCTCATGATCATGACGGTATCGCCTACTCTTATCGGGAGCCTCGTGACGCCTAACTTCCTCCTTAGATCAGGCGCCAATTTGGCTGTAAGCAACTTCCGCCGTAGGTGCAACGGAGCTTCAAATAGGGCCTTCCTCTGCTTCCTCGGTTGCTTACTTGCGACTTGCATCGCACACCACTAAAAGGCGTTATTTAAGCATTTTCAGCCTCTCCGAAGCCTTCTGGAGCTCGGACGTCGCGTCGTCTAGAGCTCTCGCGACCCTTTTAATATCACCTAGAAGTCTGTCTATTTTCTGAGGCAATTCGTCTAGCGCCTTGCGGGTGCGCTCCATGCGGATTTTTATTGGTAATAAAAATTTGGCGTATGCGTATTAAATTCCTCGGAGGCGCCGGCGAGGTTGGGAGGGCTGCAGTACTAGTGAAAACCGCGGCCGGCTCCGTCTTGTTCGACTACGGCGTCAACTTCGACGCGCAGGGGAGGCCCGTATTTCCGGAACACGTAAGGCCTAAGGACTTGGTGGCCGTCGTGTTGAGCCACGCAC
This region includes:
- the rplX gene encoding 50S ribosomal protein L24, which gives rise to MQVASKQPRKQRKALFEAPLHLRRKLLTAKLAPDLRRKLGVTRLPIRVGDTVMIMRGDFKGVTGKVVRVDLKRVRIYVENATRTNSRGETVYYPIHPSKVMITNLDTSDKRRQEVIDRRRKAAAS
- a CDS encoding transcription elongation factor NusA, coding for MMKKPFCDFCIRTRVLCPKCQGLIDSGEYGWLDVDVVDALMKLERKYNLDDIEYIRAYETDAFVVVVLRGYKRLPKGAQTQLEKDLTSLLGRNVKIVEKGSANEMIAQLVSPARLLTISTSWLPDGTSETVVKIPSRELRRLPVRPEKLQEILNRVVGSTIKIDVIKEREVRI